The Pseudomonas fluorescens genome segment CTGCTGGAAACGGGACACTCGCAGATCGGCATGGTTGCCGGTCCAGCCTTGCAGTCAGACCGCTCTCGACTGCGTTACGCCGGTTATCTCGACGCTATGCGTGAGGCCGGCCTCGACAGCCTGCCGGTGATCGAAATGCCTGCCCATACCCAGGCAGACTTCGCCGTCATCGAGCCCTTATTGCGCAGCCCGCAGGCACCCAGTGCGCTGGTCTGTTCCAACGACTTGCTGGCGATCAGTCTGATCGCGGAACTGCGGCGCAACGGCTGGAACGTGCCCCGGCAGCTCTCGGTCATTGGCTTTGACGGTATTTCCCTTGGTACTCAAATGCACCCGACGCTGTGCAGCGTCGTTCAACCCATCGCGGCGCTGGCTTGCACCGTGATCGATCAACTGTTGGCGCAGATCGCTGGCGCCGCACCGGTTTCCCATTGCCTGCCCTGCCATATCCGGTCGGGCGAAAGTACTCAGCCCTACGAGGAGATGTTTGATGATCCGATTCAGTAAAACCCTGGCGGCGTTGCTGCTATGCGGTGTGACCAGCCTGGCACAAGCCGCCGAAACGGCGATTTGCTACAACTGCCCGCCGGAGTGGGCGGACTGGGGGGTGCAGCTCAAGGCGATTGCCGACACCACCGGTGTGCAGGTCCCACTGGACAACAAGAACTCCGGCCAGTCACTCGCGCAACTAGTGGCCGAACAGGCCGCTCCGGTGGCCGACGTGGTGTATTACGGCGTGACGTTCGGTTTACAGGCGCAAAAAAAAGGCGTGACTGGAACTTATAAGCCCAAGGGTTGGGATCAGATTCCAGTCGGTCTGAAAGATCCGGAAGGTCATTGGTTTGCGATTCACTCCGGCACCCTTGGCATCATGGTTAACGTCGATGCACTGGGTGGTTTGCCGGTTCCGCAAAGCTGGGCCGATCTCCTCAAGCCCGAATACAAAGGCATGGTTGGTTATCTTGATCCGTCCAGCGCTTTCGTGGGTTACGTATCTGCCGTGGCCATCAATCAGGCAATGGGTGGCACCCTGGATAACTTCGCCCCCGCCATCGATTACTTCCGGAAACTGGCGAAAAACTCGCCCATTGTGCCCAAGCAGACGGCTTACGCGCGGGTACTGTCCGGCGAGTTGCCAATTTTGGTCGATTACGACTTCAACGCCTATCGGGCGCGTTACAAGGACAACGCTAACGTAGCGTTCGTGATCCCCAAAGAAGGCAGCATCAGCGTGCCTTACGTGATGAGCATGGTCGCCAACGCCCCGCATCGTGCCAACGCCGAGAAGGTGTTGGATTTCGTCCTGTCCGATCAAGGTCAGGCGCTGTGGGCTAAGGCGTACCTGCGACCAGTACGTGCGGTGAAGATGCCTGCCGACGTCGCCGCGCAGTTCCTGCCGGACAGCGAGTATGCACGGGCCGGCGTAGTTGATTACGAACACATGGCGGCGGTGCAGGAAGCCTTCTCGGCGCGTTATCTGAGTGAGGTCAAGTAAGTGACGGCTTCGGTAGTAAAAGCCCGGGAAGTCCGGTCGGGTTGGTCCATCGTGCCGCGCTTGCGACCGACAGCTGCCTGGGCACTAGCGCCAGCAGCAGCTGTGCTGTTCGCATTCTGGTTATTGCCGCTGGCGCATCTGATAGTGCTGGGTGGGCAAAGCCGCGACAGCAGCGACAGCGGTTACTGGCAAGTGCTTGGCAGCGCGCAATACCTGGGCAGTCTGGCGCAGACCTGCATTCTTGCTCTCGTGGTGACCCTTGCGGCGCTGTTGGTGGGCGGTATCAGTGGCGTGTTTCTGGCTCGCCAGCGCTTCTTCGGCCGCTCGGCACTGGTCGCCTTATTGACCTTTCCGCTGGCGTTTCCCGGCGTGGTGGTCGGCTTTCTGGTGATTCTGCTGTCCGGTCGTCAGGGGCTGTTCGCCACACTCGGCCTTGAGCTGGTGGGGGAGCGCTGGATTTTTGCCTACTCGCTGACGGGGTTGTTCATCGGCTATCTGTACTTCTCGATTCCGCGGGTGATTCTCACGGTGATGGCCGCTTGCGAAAGCCTGGATCGTAGCCTGGAAGAAGCCGCCCATTCACTGGGGGCGGGTCATTGGCGAGTGGTCTGCGATGTCATTGTGCCCGGCCTGGCGCCGGCATTGGTCTCATGTGGGGCGATCTGTTTCGCGACCTCCATGGGCGCATTCGGTACGGCCTTTACCTTGGGCACTCGGCTGAACGTGACCCCTGTGGCGATCTACAACGTGTTCACCAATTACGCCAACTTCGCTGTGGCGGCTGCGCTGTCGGTGGTGTTGGGTGTGGTGACCTGGGCCGCGCTGCTGCTGACCCGGCGGCTGGTCAAACAATCGGGGACTGTATTGTGAAACGCTCAACGCTGTTTGTCGGGCAACTGGTTTTTACCTTGCTGGTCTGTGCCTTTATGTTGGTGCCCGTGCTGATGTCGCTGCTGGCGGGGCTGACGCGCAATTACTTCGCAGGCCTGTCCAGCGGATTCACATTCGACTGGTTGATACAGGTTTGGCAAACCTATTCGCCGACTGTCTGGCTATCCCTGCAACTGGCGGTGGCCTGTGCTCTGTGTGTCTGCGTGATTGGCGTACCGGCGGCTTACGCGTTGGTGCGGATGAACAATCGCTTCAGCCGCGCGTTCGAAGAACTGATGGTGTTGCCCGTGGCGATGCCAGGCCTGGCCAGCGCCTTGGCCTTGCTGCTCACCTATGGTCAGTTCGGTGGGTTTCGCAGCAGCTGGTTATTCATTCTCGTCGGCCATGTGCTGTTCACCCTGCCATTTCTGGTTCGCCCGGTGATGGCTGTGATGCAACGTCAGCACCTGCCAACGCTGGAAGACGCAGCGGCCAGTCTTGGCGCCGGGCCGATCCAGCGTTTCTTCAGTGTGGTGGTGCCCAACTGCCGGGCCGGGATTCTCGCCGGGGTGTTGATGGTTGTCACCCTGTCGTTGGGTGAGTTCAACCTGACCTGGATGCTCCATACCCCGATGACCAAAACATTGCCGGTGGGCTTGGCCGACAGTTATGCCTCGGCCAGGCTGGAAGTCGCCAGCGCCTACACCCTCATATTCCTGTTGATGATCGTGCCGCTGCTCATTGCGCTGCAGGCCATCAGCGCCCGTATTTCCCGAGGAAAGAGCCGATGACCGGAACCACCATTCGCCTTGAGGGTTGCCGCAAGGCGTTCTCTGACGGCACCGTTGCTGTGCATGATTTAAACCTGACCATCGAGGCTGGGGAAACCTTGGCGATTCTCGGCCCGTCCGGTTGCGGTAAAACCACCACCTTGCGCCTGATCGCCGGTCTGGAACGCCCGGACGTGGGGCAGATATTCTTTGGCGACAGCGATGTCACACGCCTGCCCATCGAGCGCCGCGACGTGGGCATGGTGTTCCAGAACTATGCGTTGTTTCCGAACCTGGATGTGGCCGGCAACATTGTTTACGGCCTGAAGATTCGCGGTCTTACCGCCGCCGAACGCAACAAGCGTTGTTCGGAATTGCTGGAATTGGTCGGTCTGCAAGAACATGGCAAGCGCAGCATTCACGAGTTGTCCGGCGGTCAACGCCAACGTGTCGCCTTGGCCCGAGCACTGGCACCTCGGCCGCGGGTGTTACTGCTCGACGAACCCTTGGCTGCGCTGGATGCGCAGTTGCGTGAGCGCTTGCGCAGCGAGCTGGATCAGTTGCTACGTGGTTTGGGAATCACCGCGGTGTTCGTCACCCACGACCAGGGAGAAGCCATGGCGTTGGGGGATCGCATCCTGGTCATGGAGCACGGCCGCGTCGCGCAATTGGCTTGCCCGCGGGAAATCTATCAGCAGCCGGCCAACGCTTTCGTGGCCAGTTTCGTTGGCAACCTCAATGCTTTTTCTGTGACCGAGCGTACGTCCCATGGCTTGAGAGTCAGTGGTGGCGAGTTGCCGTGGAGTGGCGCGAGTCTGCCCGCCACCGTGTACTGCCGCCCTGAGCATTTGCGGGTGACGGACAACCAGGGTCATCTGCGCGGGCGTCTGGTGGGGCAGTTTTTCCAGGGTGCACACAGCCGCTTGCTGGTGGATGTGGGTGCTTCACAGCCATTGTTGGTGGACAGCGCCGATGGCGTCATCCTCGCCCCCGGCACGCTGATTGCCTTGGCCATCGAGCCGCAAATGCTGTTTACCCTGCATTCGTGATCTTTAGTTTTCAGAGAACTTATCTTGAATCGTCCGTTTCTCATTGCGCAGATCAGCGATCTGCACCTTAAAGCCGGTCAAAGGCTGACTTACGGCGTCGTCGATACCCTCGGCGCGTTGCGGCGTGCTGTCGATCATTTGAATCGCCTCCATCCGCGTCCCGACATCGTGGTGATCAGTGGCGACCTGGTGGACTTCGGTCGACCTGATGAATATGCCGTGCTGCATCCCGAACTGGCGCGCCTGGCAATGCCTTGCTACCTCGTGCCTGGCAACCACGACAATCGCGAGCATTTGCTGGCGGCATTTGCCGATCATGCCTACCTGCCGATGTCTGCCGGCGCACCACTGGA includes the following:
- a CDS encoding ABC transporter substrate-binding protein — its product is MIRFSKTLAALLLCGVTSLAQAAETAICYNCPPEWADWGVQLKAIADTTGVQVPLDNKNSGQSLAQLVAEQAAPVADVVYYGVTFGLQAQKKGVTGTYKPKGWDQIPVGLKDPEGHWFAIHSGTLGIMVNVDALGGLPVPQSWADLLKPEYKGMVGYLDPSSAFVGYVSAVAINQAMGGTLDNFAPAIDYFRKLAKNSPIVPKQTAYARVLSGELPILVDYDFNAYRARYKDNANVAFVIPKEGSISVPYVMSMVANAPHRANAEKVLDFVLSDQGQALWAKAYLRPVRAVKMPADVAAQFLPDSEYARAGVVDYEHMAAVQEAFSARYLSEVK
- a CDS encoding ABC transporter permease translates to MPRLRPTAAWALAPAAAVLFAFWLLPLAHLIVLGGQSRDSSDSGYWQVLGSAQYLGSLAQTCILALVVTLAALLVGGISGVFLARQRFFGRSALVALLTFPLAFPGVVVGFLVILLSGRQGLFATLGLELVGERWIFAYSLTGLFIGYLYFSIPRVILTVMAACESLDRSLEEAAHSLGAGHWRVVCDVIVPGLAPALVSCGAICFATSMGAFGTAFTLGTRLNVTPVAIYNVFTNYANFAVAAALSVVLGVVTWAALLLTRRLVKQSGTVL
- a CDS encoding ABC transporter permease; this encodes MKRSTLFVGQLVFTLLVCAFMLVPVLMSLLAGLTRNYFAGLSSGFTFDWLIQVWQTYSPTVWLSLQLAVACALCVCVIGVPAAYALVRMNNRFSRAFEELMVLPVAMPGLASALALLLTYGQFGGFRSSWLFILVGHVLFTLPFLVRPVMAVMQRQHLPTLEDAAASLGAGPIQRFFSVVVPNCRAGILAGVLMVVTLSLGEFNLTWMLHTPMTKTLPVGLADSYASARLEVASAYTLIFLLMIVPLLIALQAISARISRGKSR
- a CDS encoding ABC transporter ATP-binding protein; this encodes MTGTTIRLEGCRKAFSDGTVAVHDLNLTIEAGETLAILGPSGCGKTTTLRLIAGLERPDVGQIFFGDSDVTRLPIERRDVGMVFQNYALFPNLDVAGNIVYGLKIRGLTAAERNKRCSELLELVGLQEHGKRSIHELSGGQRQRVALARALAPRPRVLLLDEPLAALDAQLRERLRSELDQLLRGLGITAVFVTHDQGEAMALGDRILVMEHGRVAQLACPREIYQQPANAFVASFVGNLNAFSVTERTSHGLRVSGGELPWSGASLPATVYCRPEHLRVTDNQGHLRGRLVGQFFQGAHSRLLVDVGASQPLLVDSADGVILAPGTLIALAIEPQMLFTLHS